The stretch of DNA CTTGTTTGAATCTTTTCCCACAAATGATGCATGGGAATTGACGTTCATGAGAATGAGTAAGTATGTGTCGTTCCAAAACGCTTTTGGTGGTAAACACCTTTTTACAGTTATCACATTCGAACAAACGGAGAGTCTCTTTAGTTTTTGAAATGTAATGTCCTTTATGCGATTGAGCATGGATCTTCAGCGAACCTAAAGAGTCGAATTTCACCCCGCAAACCGCACAATGGAAAGACCGATAATCTTTATGCGTTAATGAATGTTGGCTAAGATGGCCCAATTGCTTAAAACTCttattacaaattaaacaAATGTAGGGTCTTTCGTTCGTGTGAGATCGCATATGCCTTTTTAATACACTAGGAAAGTTGAACTTTTGATTACAATATGAACATTCCAAAGTTGGATctccatttattttcattggACGATTGTCTGCAgcaattttcttcctttccttgAGGAGACTTAAACTCTTTGTTGTCTTTGTACAATCATTTGCTTCATTTGATTGTGTTTCATTGGCATTTAATTGTgagaaatttcttaatttagaTGCTTTCGTGTCTAATGTTGTTTCATCTTGAGAGTCTTTACTTCTTCTACTTCTGGTCAGACTGGATAATTTACTTTGTCTATGAGACTGTCTCATATgtttttcatataaatttaGAACGTGAAACGTTTTGTTGCATAGTTTACATTCGAACTTTTTCCCCTTTATATGTGTTCTCATATGATTTCTTAAGTGGCCGGGTTTCATGTATTGTTTCTTGcagattttacattttaaattgatttGATTCTCCGCATTTGATGCCTTGTCATCTATTCCCAATTCATCCTCAAATATTGAATCTTCTGTATGCATGTTCAAAGGTTCACTCTTAACATTCACAAAATTAAAACCAGGAGTGCTTCTTTGAAATTCACCCCTGACTTCATTGCAAGAATCTTCACTCTCACAATCATTTAACTAACGAATTAAAATAATGATCAATAACATATATATGAATAACTATATTATTAATGATATACTTACGCTATCTACATCTCTATTTGCAAAGGCAGGCTCATCTATAAGCTGCTGCATATCTTCTTCCTTAACTTCATCTTCTTTGTCGGATAAGAGGCTAATCCATTCTTCTTCTGTCCATACATTATCTCttaaatttattagattaGTTTGTTTTTGGAATTCTTCATGTACATTTTTCCCAAATAATATATCATATggaatttttccattttcacaACGAAAtgttgaattttgaaaaatttgtatatgtTTCAAAGCTTCGTACCATGTTTTCGTTGGATTTTCTTCTACCCAACATTCAAGTAAGGTTTTAAAATCTCTACTCTGCTCACTGTTCTCAGTGATTTCTCCATGAAGTATCATGAAATCTTTCCACAAAAGACGTATCTCTTGCACAACTTCTTCAGCAAATTTGCGTCCATTGCTGCTTTGTAAGACCTGTGGTGCTCCGATAATAGCCAGTATGTCTAACAGTTTTACAGCTACTTCATTTGCTGTGTTTCCATGTAAACCTTTCAACACAACAAATCTGGAT from Bombus huntii isolate Logan2020A chromosome 3, iyBomHunt1.1, whole genome shotgun sequence encodes:
- the LOC126863472 gene encoding zinc finger protein 83-like, yielding MNSLYNTTDKKLYHRGQIDVIDMPIQLTCNYKYFLVYEDQVSRFVVLKGLHGNTANEVAVKLLDILAIIGAPQVLQSSNGRKFAEEVVQEIRLLWKDFMILHGEITENSEQSRDFKTLLECWVEENPTKTWYEALKHIQIFQNSTFRCENGKIPYDILFGKNVHEEFQKQTNLINLRDNVWTEEEWISLLSDKEDEVKEEDMQQLIDEPAFANRDVDSLNDCESEDSCNEVRGEFQRSTPGFNFVNVKSEPLNMHTEDSIFEDELGIDDKASNAENQINLKCKICKKQYMKPGHLRNHMRTHIKGKKFECKLCNKTFHVLNLYEKHMRQSHRQSKLSSLTRSRRSKDSQDETTLDTKASKLRNFSQLNANETQSNEANDCTKTTKSLSLLKERKKIAADNRPMKINGDPTLECSYCNQKFNFPSVLKRHMRSHTNERPYICLICNKSFKQLGHLSQHSLTHKDYRSFHCAVCGVKFDSLGSLKIHAQSHKGHYISKTKETLRLFECDNCKKVFTTKSVLERHILTHSHERQFPCIICGKRFKQAGHVKSHMLVHTGERKFECSVCKKRFSLSNSLKKHMYVHNGEKPYQCDVCGARFLEKRNLNGHLMTHTNERPFRCKICGKRYTLADTLRRHISAAHEDGRTYQCEICAKMFKQLAHLSVHKKVHNDERPFQCHLCEKNFKHKNVLKSHLAIHANVRPFECDVCKATFVRKTNLQTHIASAHMNERPYVCTICGKRFKQISHLNGHVVVHSNLMPYQCDFCDRRCNRLDNLKKHMRLHTKNKE